The following proteins come from a genomic window of Athalia rosae chromosome 1, iyAthRosa1.1, whole genome shotgun sequence:
- the LOC105684156 gene encoding uncharacterized protein LOC105684156, which yields PINYLESENIERDYPAGDIDEEAVRRLHCALGLVKDDSCPVDGGWSSWEKWGPCAGDCGSPGKKIRNRRCNNPPPSEDGVSCVGPESQILTCQIIGCTMSDYEKVARGDPVRNEEVKMVKAIHERIPALDKLCFSANCDFPIVDKVLGSDAMTYWNAMNCVKHGVGCPVTGGWSPWQDWSSCTARCGKGSRYRERFCNNPQPSDSELMCDGSALEIEDCTGAYCEKQLSGEWNQWSVWSNCSVRCGSGVVKRIKECTEVRKRHTYYKRAMQGTACKGPNTDIKKCEITDCSVDGMWSKWTSWSLCSARCGVGARSRNRMCRNPAPSGNGASCNGPVTEIRQCFARPCSVRTHEVAVFSGESNLIYSSNGKQSRLLHMYLRFYPLAPYGVLVHRWQNDCEGVACDFVRLSLQGGKVTLLAQISGCTLVLMRDDRLEIGQWHETLVTLAGVTGTVRVNNGVQSVSSFSCVPIAPDLDHTMKLGERFRGQIQQVSINFTPIRLRLETVYDFPTDTVVKSYNTLRFCTYHLRRDQMNTRVVQLQSPAISWITLQRMTTRVSFISIKLKSCESDVQLIQSLGECVRKYDLKLYFHIALKPDQIDGSVAIIPGETLNHYFLIVLEEGRVRFSLYQGDEHANAESREDSAVIGEWLEIIVARNEEEVYIQVNGDDKIYLSSISEKIRVQCVDNILIGALSNDLKTKICPICKRITQLTFVLGIVTVDGKEDDLISLPTQEISGQRFSSHMASFSEHYKEVQVPLGQELELSCFYDRSNHDQKTHPPPTVDSNVIWLLLDKPLRSKNKRKDLYTLKDDGRVSTISAASYLSRDMIEGFYSCWLPHPTAGLSGNPEKILFTFGVAIIDENREFGGIPWKKWTLVSIVSAALLLLAFIWLVYEAILDYRHGHGFYRLPSLTRDQDLASMQCFVLSKEGLILLGCQEAVDEVVAKLAEERCILNSLGESTRDILRRDSKLPEVKESLRLKTEQITHSERKSLTKLETKNSICTKTLHASELSSTESDQSIENESVVSSASCQKS from the exons CCCATCAATTACCTCGAATCAGAAAACATTGAACGAGATTATCCTGCAGGTGATATCGACGAGGAAGCAGTACGACGTTTGCACTGCGCTTTAGGACTAGTCAAGGACGATTCCTGTCCAGTTGACGGTGGGTGGAGTTCGTGGGAAAAGTGGGGTCCATGTGCCGGAGACTGTGGCTCTCCAggtaaaaaaatcaggaatcgAAGGTGCAATAATCCCCCACCTTCGGAGGACGGAGTATCATGCGTCGGTCCTGAGTCCCAGATACTCACTTGCCAGATCATCG GATGTACCATGAGCGATTATGAAAAGGTTGCTCGAGGTGATCCTGTTCGAAATGAAGAAGTAAAAATGGTCAAGGCAATCCACGAGAGAATCCCTGCTTTGGATAAACTATGCTTTTCTGCAAACTGTGACTTTCCAATCGTTGATAAAGTCTTAGGGTCTGACGCG ATGACGTACTGGAACGCCATGAATTGCGTTAAACACGGAGTTGGTTGTCccg ttACTGGCGGTTGGAGTCCGTGGCAAGACTGGTCTTCGTGCACCGCTCGATGTGGAAAGGGATCGCGATATCGCGAACGGTTTTGCAACAACCCCCAGCCCTCCGATTCTGAACTCATGTGCGATGGATCGGCGTTGGAGATCGAAGACTGCACCGGAGCTTATTGCGAGAAGCAGTTAT CAGGAGAATGGAACCAGTGGAGCGTATGGTCGAATTGCAGCGTTAGGTGTGGAAGTGGGGTCGTGAAGCGAATCAAAGAATGTACGGAGGTCCGAAAAAGACATACGTATTACAAGAGAGCGATGCAAGGGACCGCGTGCAAAGGACCGAATACAGAtatcaaaaaatgcgaaatcaCGGATTGTTCGG TAGACGGAATGTGGTCCAAATGGACATCGTGGTCACTTTGTTCCGCGCGATGCGGTGTCGGCGCACGATCGAGAAACCGTATGTGTAGGAACCCTGCGCCAAGTGGAAATGGAGCAAGTTGTAACGGTCCTGTTACTGAGATTAGGCAATGCTTTGCAAGACCGTGTTCTG TCAGAACGCACGAGGTAGCAGTATTTTCTGGCGAGAGCAATCTCATATATTCATCGAACGGAAAACAGTCTCGTCTACTCCACATGTATCTCAGATTTTATCCCCTCGCTCCTTACGGCGTGCTCGTTCATCGCTGGCAAAATGACTGTGAAGGTGTAGCCTGCGATTTCGTAAGACTTTCGCTCCAGGGTGGTAAAGTTACCCTTTTAGCTCAAATATCCGGTTGCACTTTGGTTCTGATGCGGGACGATCGATTAGAG ATTGGTCAGTGGCACGAGACTTTGGTAACATTGGCAGGGGTCACCGGAACTGTACGCGTAAACAATGGCGTACAATCGGTGTCTTCTTTTTCCTGTGTCCCTATCGCACCTGATCTGGATCACACGATGAAATTGGGTGAAAGATTTCGGGGACAGATTCAGCAAGTTTCCATAAATTTTACACCAATTCGCCTTCGTCTTGAGACGGTATATGATTTTCCTACCGATACCGTCGTAAAATCGTACAATACTTTACGATTCTGCACTTATCACCTCCGCAGGGATCAAATGAACACGCGAGTGGTACAGCTCCAATCACCAGCAATTTCATGGATTACGTTACAGCGGATGACGACGAGGGTTTCGTTCATCTCGATCAAACTCAAGTCATGCGAGTCAGATGTCCAGCTGATCCAAAGTCTTGGCGAGTGCGTTCGAAAATACGATTTGAAGTTGTATTTTCAT ATTGCCCTGAAGCCCGATCAAATCGATGGATCGGTTGCAATAATTCCTGGAGAGACCTTGAACCATTATTTTCTAATCGTGCTGGAGGAAGGCCGCGTACGTTTCAGTCTTTATCAGGGAGACGAGCACGCGAATGCGGAGAGTAGAGAAGATAGTGCGGTGATTGGCGAGTGGCTCGAAATAATCGTAGCTCGTAACGAAGAGGAAGTTTATATCCAAGTGAACGGAGACGACAAAATATACCTCTCCTCGATCTCCGAAAAAATCAGAGTCCAATGCGTCGATAATATTTTGATAGGAGCTCTGTCGAACGATCTAAAA ACAAAGATATGTCCCATTTGCAAGAGAATAACTCAGCTAACTTTTGTTCTCGGAATCGTGACCGTTGATGGGAAAGAAGACGATCTGATCTCTCTGCCGACTCAGGAAATATCGGGACAACGTTTCTCAAGTCACATGGCCAGTTTTTCAG AGCACTATAAAGAAGTACAAGTTCCACTTGGTCAAGAATTGGAATTATCTTGCTTTTATGACCGCAGTAATCACGACCAAAAAACACATCCACCACCTACTGTGGATAGCAACGTTATCTGGCTTCTTCTAGACAAGCCTCTGCgttctaaaaataaaag GAAAGACTTGTACACCCTCAAGGATGACGGAAGAGTGAGCACGATAAGTGCCGCCAGTTATTTAAGCCGCGATATGATCGAAGGATTTTATTCGTGCTGGCTGCCTCATCCAACAGCTGGTTTATCGGGGAATCCggaaaaaatacttttcacaTTCGGAGTAGCGATTATTGATGAAAACAGAG aaTTCGGCGGGATACCGTGGAAAAAATGGACCCTAGTGAGCATTGTTTCTGCAGCGTTGTTGTTATTAGCATTCATTTGGCTCGTTTACGAAGCAATCCTGGATTATCGGCACGG ACACGGATTCTACAGACTTCCTTCGTTAACCAGAGATCAAGATCTAGCATCGATGCAGTGCTTTGTTTTATCGAAGGAAGGACTCATTCTTCTGGGCTGTCAGGAAGCGGTGGACGAAGTGGTGGCAAAATTAGCTGAGGAACGTTGCATTTTAAATAGTTTGGGCGAATCGACGAGGGACATTCTGCGGAGGGACTCGAAGTTGCCCGAGGTGAAAGAATCTCTCAGGCTAAAAACTGAACAGATAACTCACAGTGAACGTAAAAGTTTAACCAAACTCGAAACCAAAAATTCGATCTGTACGAAAACGCTGCACGCGTCCGAACTGTCGTCTACCGAATCTGATCAGTCGATAGAAAATGAATCCGTCGTGAGTTCTGCCAGTTGTCAGAAATCGTAG
- the LOC105684169 gene encoding transferrin, with protein MIPRQAILVALVALFAVGCNSTTTRPSVFTMCVPERFWQECVHMTNESSVKGFPIACIAGRDRYDCIEKVGRKEADIVAVDPEDMYLAAKNNLAATAGYNLVEQVRSKEEPELPYRYEAVAVIHKDLDITSVQGLRGLRSCHTGVGRNVGYKIPITKLTAMGVLSNINNPEYSARENELRALSNLFSKGCLVGEWSPDPAINQRLKETYSNMCALCEKPDVCDYPDNYSGYEGALRCLAHNGGQVAWTKVIYVKRFFGLPVGSAPAVPSTEKPEDFRYFCPDGTKVAIDATTKPCTWAARPWQGYLINGGITGGSVKAVQDEITSLGTLGEENKAPWWKDILLLDEKTLAVKTDPISPLDHLNNAKYTDVIERNSGAPERTARWCVTSNEALEKCNAFARAAFSRDARPRFDCLHEKDADVCLKAIRDGGADVVAIEGGQVEKAVRDFNLKPIVAEKYSEGATKLSEQAAVAVVKKTSTIQNLADLKTKKSCHSGFKGDFAGWSAPAHALKAANLITNPTELSEFFSAGCAPGAPQESKLCTQCVGDKASSDDKVIQATKCKRIDAESYNGDLGALRCLIDDNGDVAFLSITALHKLDKLSKPDKEVKGTDFELLCPTGGRAPIEEWQRCNFGLEPPRVIVSSATKTPNALEELTHGILDAASTYASSPDLLQLFGSWGGHPNLIFKDDTVDLVSVDNTWDAWSRWATTEQEYSIA; from the exons ATGATTCCCCGGCAGGCCATCCTGGTGGCCCTGGTGGCACTCTTCGCTGTCGGCTGCAACTCCACCACTACGCGACCATCAGTTT tcaCAATGTGCGTACCGGAAAGATTCTGGCAAGAATGCGTGCACATGACGAACGAGTCATCCGTCAAAGGATTTCCGATCGCCTGTATCGCCGGGCGTGATCGGTACGATTGTATCGAAAAAGTTGGCAGAAAGGAAGCTGACATCGTCGCCGTAGACCCTGAAGACATGTATCTCGCTGCGAAAAACAACCTTGCGGCAACGGCTGGTTATAATCTCGTTGAACAG GTGAGGAGTAAGGAAGAGCCGGAATTGCCGTACAGATACGAAGCGGTCGCCGTTATCCACAAGGACTTGGACATCACTTCTGTTCAAGGACTACGCGGACTGAGATCCTGCCACACCGGGGTCGGACGTAATGTGGGCTACaaaattccgataacgaaacTGACCGCTATGGGTGTTCTGTCGAATATCAATAACCCGGAATACTCGGCGAGGGAAAACGAACTCCGAGCGCTCAGCAATCTCTTCAGCAAGGGCTGTCTCGTCGGAGAATGGTCACCCGATCCAGCCATCAATCAGCGACTCA aGGAAACCTACAGCAATATGTGTGCCCTTTGCGAGAAACCCGACGTCTGCGATTACCCGGATAATTATTCGGGATACGAGGGTGCCCTCCGTTGTCTCGCTCATAACGGGGGTCAAGTCGCATGGACCAAAGTTATCTACGTGAAACGGTTCTTCGGACTCCCCGTGGGAAGCGCGCCCGCCGTTCCTTCTACAGAGAAACCCGAAGATTTCCGCTACTTCTGCCCCGATGGTACCAAAGTAGCTATCGATGCAACGACAAAACCTTGCACCTGGGCAGCTCGACCTTGGCAGGGCTACTTGATCAACGGTGGCATCACGGGGGGATCCGTCAAGGCTGTTCAAGAC GAAATCACCAGTCTGGGAACTCTCGGCGAGGAAAACAAGGCCCCGTGGTGGAAAGACATCCTTTTACTGGACGAGAAAACTCTCGCGGTTAAAACTGATCCAATCAGTCCACTGGATCACTTGAACAATGCCAAGTACACGGATGTGATAGAGAGGAACTCTGGAGCTCCAGAGAGAACTGCGAGGTGGTGCGTCACCTCAAACGAAGCTCTCGAGAAATGCAACGCTTTTGCGAGGGCTGCTTTTTCAAG AGACGCCAGACCCAGATTCGACTGTCTTCATGAAAAAGACGCCGACGTCTGTCTGAAGGCCATCAGAGATGGAGGCGCCGATGTTGTCGCCATTGAGGGCGGTCAGGTCGAAAAAGCTGTTAGGGACTTCAATCTGAAACCTATAGTCGCCGAAAAGTATTCGGAAGGTGCAACGAAATTGAGCGAACAAGCTGCCGTAGCTGTAGTCAAGAAGACCAGCACCATTCAGAACCTGG CGGATCtcaagaccaaaaaatcgtGCCACAGTGGCTTCAAGGGTGATTTCGCCGGCTGGTCAGCACCGGCACACGCTCTCAAAGCCGCTAATCTAATTACCAATCCTACCGagctttcggaatttttctctGCCGGATGTGCACCCGGAGCACCTCAGGAATCGAAGTTGTGCACGCAGTGTGTCGGCGATAAAGCATCTTCGGACGACAAGGTCATTCAAGCAACAAAATGCAAACGCATCGATGCTGAATCTTACAACGGCGACTTGGGAGCCCTCAG ATGTCTCATCGACGACAATGGGGACGTTGCTTTCTTGTCTATCACGGCCTTACACAAACTTG ACAAACTAAGCAAACCCGACAAAGAGGTGAAGGGAACGGACTTTGAGCTTCTATGCCCAACTGGGGGTCGGGCTCCTATCGAGGAATGGCAGCGTTGTAATTTTGGCCTTGAACCTCCACGAGTGATCGTAAGTTCGGCGACGAAGACACCGAATGCTCTTGAGGAACTGACCCACGGAATTTTGGACGCCGCCAGTACATATGCCAGCAGCCCGGATCTTTTACAACTGTTCGGGAGCTGGGGTGGTCATCCAAATCTCATCTTCAAG GATGACACCGTCGACCTGGTCTCCGTCGATAATACATGGGACGCGTGGAGTCGTTGGGCTACGACTGAACAGGAGTACAGTATCGCTTGA